The Microplitis mediator isolate UGA2020A chromosome 8, iyMicMedi2.1, whole genome shotgun sequence genome has a window encoding:
- the LOC130673858 gene encoding uncharacterized protein F54H12.2-like, translated as MAGFEIIQYGDGTRDYNGISQVYIGSPNQRGHGIGSFLGGLFRRVLSFLKSGAKALGKEALKSGINIATDVLDHNVPVKEALSARARESDNNLKRKAQQKIDSLMSGSGYVPGQLAIASEFVVQGQGDEYIDLAHTIISLRVSITRETPVAASATPPKVGPINNFMHSIFNQVDVLFNQKRVSTPNNLYAYRAYIETLLSYGLDAKKSHLSTVGWCCDTPGKMDSVDDDNLGLKKRRDLLTCEKSADFIGHLHCDIFNQERFLINGVEMRLRLTRARETFCLMDGSPNGCNFVITEASLIVRRAKISPGILLAHARMLAKTTVKYPLTRVEVKAVSIPAGVHGETIDNVILGQIPRSLIIGFVDNKAFNGDRTMNPFNFQHFGINYLSLYVDGRQVPSKPLQPDFSNSKLYVDAYHTLFSSTGIHFLNEGNTIDRFDYPNGFCLYTFDLTPDLSANSNSHWNLIHHGTVRIEVRFDKGLESTVNCIVYAEYESVLEIDASRQVTIDFAG; from the exons ATGGCCGGGTTTGAAATAATACAGTACGGTGACGGAACTCGTGATTATAACGGCATAAGTCAAGTTTACATAGGCTCGCCAAATCAAAGAGGCCATGGTATCGGTAGCTTCCTTGGCGGCTTGTTTAGACGtgtattatcatttttaaaaagcgGTGCGAAAGCTCTTGGCAAGGAAGCTTTAAAATCAGGTATAAATATTGCTACAGATGTTTTGGATCACAACGTACCAGTCAAAGAAGCGTTAAGTGCCAGAGCACGTGAAtcagataataatttaaaacgaaAAGCTCAGCAAAAAATCGACAGTCTTATGAGCGGTTCAGGCTACGTTCCTGGTCAGTTGGCTATTGCTAGTG AATTCGTCGTACAAGGGCAAGGTGATGAATATATTGATCTTGCTCATACTATAATAAGTTTGCGAGTAAGTATTACACGTGAAACTCCTGTCGCTGCTAGTGCTACGCCGCCTAAAGTAGGTCCTATCAACAATTTTATGCattcaatatttaatcaaGTAGACGTGTTGTTTAACCAGAAGCGCGTATCAACGcccaataatttatatgccTATAGAGCGTATATAGAAACCCTACTAAGCTATGGCTTGGATGCTAAAAAATCACACTTAAGTACAGTTGGATGGTGTTGTGATACTCCAGGTAAAATGGATAGTGTTGATGATGATAATCTAGGATTGAAGAAACGTCGTGATTTATTAACATGTGAAAAATCAGCCGATTTCATAGGACATTTACATTGTGACATTTTTAATCAAGAAAGATTTCTTATAAATGGTGTTGAAATGCGTTTACGTCTCACACGTGCACGTGAAACTTTTTGTCTCATGGACGGATCGCCTAACGGTTGTAATTTCGTTATTACTGAAGCTAGTTTAATAGTAAGAAGAGCTAAAATATCACCTGGTATTCTGTTAGCACATGCACGCATGCTGGCAAAAACTACAGTGAAATATCCGTTAACACGCGTCGAAGTAAAAGCTGTATCGATACCTGCAGGTGTGCATGGTGAAACTATTGACAACGTTATTTTAGGTCAGATACCTAGAAGTTTAATCATAGGGTTTGTTGATAATAAAGCCTTTAACGGCGATCGTACAATGAATCCCTtcaattttcaacattttggtATAAACTATTTATCGCTATATGTAGACGGCCGGCAAGTTCCGTCAAAACCATTGCAACCTGATTTTTCAAATAGTAAGCTGTATGTAGATGCTTATCACACATTATTTTCAAGTACaggaattcattttttaaatgaaggaAATACAATAGATCGATTCGATTATCCTAATGGCTTTTGTTTATACACTTTTGACTTAACGCCTGATTTATCAGCTAATAGTAACAGTCATTGGAATCTGATTCATCATGGTACTGTACGCATAGAGGTTAGGTTTGATAAAGGTTTAGAATCAACCGTAAATTGTATAGTGTATGCTGAATATGAGAGTGTATTAGAAATAGACGCTTCCAGGCAAGTTACTATAGATTTTGCCGGCTAa
- the LOC130673857 gene encoding uncharacterized protein LOC130673857: MLQTAAEDVKNTLHKIEWMIPHIKLADQHNIQLLNYIASDLLISMSYRTWELYKYPLLPATTKQIRAVETSNQLEKPRYVILGFQTARKNALDTNACEFDHCNIRNVKLYLNSQCYPYENLNIDIAHNQYALLYEMYTNFQASYYNRDSQTLLSKKHFLSKAPLIVIDCSMQNESLKSGPVDVRLEFESSAAFAAHTAAYCSILHDRIVNYNPISGNVRKLV, encoded by the coding sequence ATGTTACAAACTGCagcagaagacgtaaaaaataCTCTGCACAAAATTGAATGGATGATACCTCATATTAAATTAGCTGATCAGCATAATATTCAACTTCTCAACTACATCGCTAGTGATCTATTAATATCAATGAGCTATCGAACCTGGGAATTATACAAATATCCACTCCTGCCAGCTACAACAAAACAGATTCGGGCAGTTGAAACATCGAATCAGCTGGAGAAACCTCGCTATGTTATTCTGGGTTTCCAAACTGCACGAAAAAATGCACTGGATACAAATGCTTGTGAATTTGACCATTGTAATATTCGtaatgtaaaattatatttaaattcccAGTGTTATccgtatgaaaatttaaatattgatattgCACACAATCAATATGCACTGTTGTATGAAATGTACACTAATTTTCAAGCGTCATATTATAATAGAGACTCACAAACTCTATTatcgaaaaaacattttctctCAAAAGCACCGTTGATTGTTATTGACTGTTCAATGCAAAACGAATCTCTCAAGTCTGGACCAGTAGATGTACGTCTGGAGTTTGAATCTTCAGCAGCATTTGCAGCTCACACTGCAGCTTATTGTTCGATTTTACACGATcgaattgttaattataaccCGATTAGTGGAAATGTACGaaaattagtataa